The region CTGGCGGGACGACGACAATGACAATTGCTAACGCGTTATCCATGGCCCGCCAGCTGTTGCAGGACAAGCTGTCCGCCGCGCGGACGGTGGTGGACGCCACCGCCGGCAACGGGCGCGATACCCTTTTCCTGGCGGCAAACACTCCTGCCGACGCGGTTGTCTGGGCCTTCGACCTCCAGCAGGAAGCGCTTGACGCCACCGCCCGGCGCCTGACCGAACACGGGATGACCGGCAAGTGCCACTTAATCCGCGACTGCCACAGCCGGGTAGCCGACTACGTGACTGGCCCGATCGACGCCGCCATGTTCAACCTCGGCTACCGCCCGGGCGGCGACCACGGCTTCACCACCCGCGCCGAAACAACCGTCGCCGCCCTCGGTTCGATAACAAGCCTTCTGGCGACCGGCGGCATTGTAACAATCGTCGCTTACCCCGGTCACGGCGCCGGCGAACAGGAAAACACCGCTGTGGCCGATTTTCTGGCCGCCCTTCCCCAGGCAGTTTTCACGGCGGCCGCCTGGAGGATGCTCAACCAGCGTAACCGGCCGCCCATCCTGTACATAATCGGGAAGAAAGGAAGTGAGTCGGTATGAAGGCTGCGCGTCACGCCCGCATAAAAGAGATCATCGATAACCAGGTTATCGAGACCCAGGAAGAATTGGCCGAAGCGTTACGAAAAAAGGGCATCGAGGTGACCCAGGCCACCGTATCCCGCGATATCAAGGAACTGATGCTCATCAAAGTCCCCACCGGCGACGGTCAATACCGTTACGCTTTCCCGCCCGAACAGAACCTCGTCTTTTCCCAGGCCCGCCTTGAGCGCGCCTTCCAGGATTCGGTCGTCGGCATGGACCACAGCCTGAACATTATTGTCATCAAAACGGTGCCCGGACTCGCCCAGGCGGTCGCATTCGCGGTCGACAGCACCAAGTGGCCGGAAATCATCGGCACGGTGGGCGGCGACGACACAGTGTTCATCGTCGTCAAGCCCCCGGAAGCGGCGGCCGGCGTTCTGGCCAGGTTCCGCGCCCTGCTCTGAAGACATGACAGGGGAGGAGGCTCTTCATGCTGAAAACCCTTTCGGTTACCAATTTTGCTCTCATCGAGCAGGCCAGCGTCGAATTCGCCGGCGGGCTCAACATCCTCACCGGCGAAACGGGGGCCGGCAAATCCATCCTCGTAGACGCCCTCAGCACCCTGCTCGGCAGCAGGGCGGAGCGTGACGCCATACGCAGCGGCTGCGACTCCTTCAGAGTCGAGGCCGTCTTCGACGTGGCCGCCAACGCCAATGTCCGCGCCATCCTCGACGATCAAGGCATACCTCTGGAGGACGGCTCCACCCTGATAATCAGTCGCTATCTTTCGCGGCAAGGAAAAACCGCCATCCTTGCGAATGGCTGCCACGTCACCGTTGGTGTGTTGCGCCGTCTCGGCGACGAACTCGTCGATATGCACGGACAGCACGAACACCAGGCCCTACTCAGGCCCGAGGCCCATCTGGCGTTAGTCGACTCTTTCCTGCCCGGCGGCCGGGAAAAGCTCGCTCACTACCGCGGTCTGTACGATGCCTGGAGCGAACTCGGCGCCGCGCTCGCCCGCACTGAGACCGATTCGCGCGAACGCGCCCAGCGCCTCGACATGCTAACCTGGCAGACCCAGGAAATAGCCGCCGCCGCTCTCAAGGACGGCGAAGAAGAAGAACTTGCCCGCGAAATCAGGCTGCTAGGCAACGCCGAGAAGATAATCGGCGCCGTAAGTCGGGCTTACGGCCTGCTTTCCGAAGGAGGAAGAGGATCGGGCGGCGCCCTGTCGGACCTCGCCGAGTGCCGCAAGGAACTAGAATCCGCTGCCCGCTTCGACCCCGCGCTGGCCGCGAGACTGGAAACGATCAGCGAGGCTATCTACCAACTCGAAGACATCGCCGCGGAACTGCGCGACTACCGGGAAAGCGTCGACTTCGATCCGGGACGTCTGACCAGGCTGCAGGAGCGGATGGACGCCATTCACACCCTGAAACGGAAATACGGCGCCAGTATCGCCGCTATCCTTGAATACTACCGCCAGGCGACGGCCGAGCTGGCCGACATCGCCAACTATGAGGAACGCCTTGCCGCGCTCGGCGCCCAGCGGGCCGCCGCGGAACAGGAACTGGCTCAGGCAGCCGCAGAACTCGACAGGCTGCGCCGCGAAGCTGCCGCCGAGATCGCCGGCAAGGTCCGCGACCATCTTGTCGATCTTGGCATGCCCCAAGCTGCTCTCGCCATTGAAGTCAGGACGGCGGCGCGCTTTACACCCACCGGCATCAACGAGGTTGCCGTACTGTTTTCGGCCAATCCCGGCGAAGAGCCCAAACCGTTGGCTAAGGTAGCCTCGGGAGGCGAACTTTCCCGCATCGCTCTGGCGTTTAAGACGGTTGCCGCCAGTGCGGACGGCGTCGGCACGATGATCTTCGACGAAGTAGACGCCGGCATCGGCGGTCAGACTGCCAGAATGGTCGCCGAGAAGATCGCCCTCGTCGCCGGCGACAAGCAAGTCCTCTGCGTCACTCATCTTCCCCAGGTTGCCGCAATGGCCGACCGGCATTTGGCAGTCGCGAAGATGGTCAATGGCGACCGCACGAACACAGTTATCAGAATACTTGACGATGACGCCCATCTCCAGGAGGTAACCCGGATGATCTCCGGCGACAATATAACCAGGGCGGCTCTGGATAATGCCGCGGAAATGATAACGGCAGCGAAGTATCGTAAAGAAATATGGAAAAATAAAGCGCAAGCGTAAGCTTGCGCGATTTATTTTTAATAAACGATTAATTATGACTCAATAAGACAATATATGCTACATATTCCGGAATAATCCCCGAAAAAATCGGGTAACTTTACAGTGCGGGTAAAGTTGCTCCCGAAATAAAAAGATTCGGGGTGATGACGGAAGATGTCAGGCAAAAATCGCCGTTCTGCGTTCGGCTTGCTGCTTGCCGTGCTGATTGTCGCATTCTCCTTTTCGCCCCCGTTTCGCGATATCTACCAACTTCCGCCACATATGCGCATTATCGAAGGAGAGACCGCCAGCCTCAATGTCGCCTTTCCATGGACAATGACGGTCAACCAGGAGCAGGCCGTAAGGGTCCGTTCCACCCACGGTTTCTCCCGCCCGGTAGCGCTGGAGCCGGTGAGTCTGGGCAAGGCGACGCTCGAATTCAAGCTGCTGGGGCTGATTCCGGTCCGTACAGTGCAGGTCGACGTACTACCGCCGATCAAACTGGTGCCAGGAGGCCACTCCATCGGCGTAGTCCTCCATTCACAGGGCGTCATCATCGTCGGACATTCACCCGTAGCCGGGCCGGACGGCAGCCGCTCCCCCGCGAAAGAAGCGGGAATCGCGATCGGCGATGTCATCCTCAGTATTAACGGCACTCCCGTACAAAGCGACAGTCAGTTGGCGGAGGTTATCGACGCCAGCGGCCGCGAGAACCGGGCGGTCAGTCTCCTGGTAAAGCGCGGCGCTGCTAGTTTCGAAATATCGCTTCGGCCGGTTTTTTGCCAGGACACCCGACGATATCGCATCGGCCTGTTCGTGCGCGACAGCGCTGCCGGCGTCGGCACGCTTACCTTCTATGAGCCGCAGACCAATACCTACGGCGCCCTCGGCCACGTCATCACCGACAGCGACACCAACCAGCCCATTGACTGCAACCAGGGAAAAATCGTCCTAGCCACGGTATCAGGAATACAACACGGGCGGCGGGGCCACCCGGGTGAAAAAATCGGCGTCTTTATCGAAGAAGACCAGATACTCGGCACCATCGAGAAAAATACCCCTTTCGGCATTTACGGACAATTATCAGCGTACCCGCCGCAGGAGAAGTACGGAAACGGTATTCCCGTCGCTTCCATGAGCCAGGTTCGACTGGGGGCGGCGGAACTGCTAACCGTCATCGACGGCCAGAAGATCGAGCAGTTTGCCATCGAAATCCAGAAAATTAACCTCCAGGAAACTCCAGAAGGCAAAGGTCTTGTCATAAAGGTCACCGACCCCCGCTTACTTGAGCGAACAGGCGGCATTGTCCAGGGCATGAGCGGCAGTCCGATCCTCCAGAATGGCAAAATCATCGGCGCCGTTACGCACGTCTTCGTCCACGATCCGACGCGCGGTTATGGGTGCTTCGTCGACTGGATGCTGATGGAGAGCGGCCTCATTCCACGTCGGGAAAAGCAGACGGCCAGAAAGCTATTCACGCTTTCTGGCCGTTTTTCGTTCTCCGGTCCGTCAATAATAAGTTTTTTTCCGATATCCGCATAAAAAATCTCAAAAATTTGGATTTTATTTCCAGTCAAGGAAGGATATGCCGCAGATATGTCGAATTGTATTTTCCAGAAAACTGGGCAGGGAGGATTTGTTGATGATAAGAGAGGCAATAAAGGTGGCTATCGCTGATGACAACCGCGATTTCGCCGACATTATGCAGGAATGCCTGAGTCAACAGCAGGATATTAACCTTGTTGGGGTCGCATACAACGGGGAGGAAGTCCTGGCTCTTATTGACGAGAAAAAGCCTGATGTCGTTATTCTGGACATCATTATGCCACACCTCGACGGCATCGGCGTGCTGGAACGCATCAGCACTATGAGTGGCAAACGTCCCAAGGTAATTATGCTGACGGCACTTGGCCAGGAGAACATAACCCAGCGGGTGGTTGAGCTGGGCGCCGATTACTACATTTTGAAGCCGTTCAATATGGACGTACTGATCAACCGTGTCCGCCAACTGGCCAACGCCATCACCTCCCAGCGTCCCGCCGCCACCCAGTCGATCAAGGCGCGGCCTCTAGACGTCGAGGTAACCAACATTATCCGCGAAATCGGCATCCCGGCCCATATAAAAGGCTACCAGTATCTCCGCGACGCCATAATGATGATCATCAACGAGATAGAACTTCTCGGCGCGGTCACCAAAGTCCTCTACCCGATGATCGCCGAGAAGTATTCCACCACCCCCAGCAGGGTGGAGCGGGCTATCCGCCACGCCATCGAAGTCGCCTGGAGCCGCGGCAACATGGATATGATCAACCGCCTGTTCGGTTATACCGTCAAACTCGAGAAAGGCAAACCCACCAACTCCGAATTTATGGCGATGATCGCCGACAAACTCCGGATGGAGATGCGTGCGTGACGCGCATAGTATACGCCCCGTGCTTCCTTCGATACGAAGCGCGGGGTTTATATTTTTCAGGCAGGATTTTTCATCCTGGAAAGGAATAAACTATGTGAACAACCGTCCGCGGCGTTTCCGCGGGCAGAACGGAGCTGAAGATGCAGACTAACACCGAACTTCTGGCGCAAGGACCGAGGATAAAAGTATTCGTCGGCGAATTCGGCAGCGGCAAGACGGAGCTGGCGGTTAACTACGCCATCCAGCTTAGGCAGCTCGGGCATCAGACGGCCGTGGTCGACATCGATCTCGTCAAACCCTATTTTCGGACCCGCGAAAACCGCGCCCTGCTCGAGGAACGCGGCGTGACCGTCGTCGCCCCCGACCGCAGACTGGCCCACTCCGACTTGCCGATAATGCCGGAAGACCTTACAAGGGTTCTTTACCAACAAGAATACCAGGTCGTGATGGATGTCGGCGGTGGCGAATCGGCCATCGTTCTTGGTCAACTCAACCGGAAATTCAACGATAATCCCTATCAGGCGTGGCTGGTCGTCAATACCCGCCGTCCGTTCACCAACACAGCCACCGCCGTTGTGGACGTTTGCCGCCGCATCGAGCAGGTCTCGCGGCTGACGGTGTCGGGCATCGTCAGCAACACCAATCTTGCCGGCGAAACCACTGTCGCCCAAATCCGCGAAGGTCTGGCCGTCGCCGAAGAAGCCGCGGGCATCATCGGCGTGCCGATCAAATGGGTGGTAGCCCCCGAATGGCTCGCCGACGAAGTGAAAACTGATTACCCGTTATTCGTGCTCAAGCCGTACACCCATTACCCCTGGATGGAGTAAAAAGCCATCTGCGTCATTCCTTTACCGCAGGCTGTCTCTTCGGTACCCGACCGGCGGGTGCGAGGCAAGCAGCGCCAGGAAACGGCGGAAATCACCCACCTTGCCGGAAAAATAAAGACCGTTCACGGTTATAACGATATGCATGGCTGTCCCTCCCTTTGGCGTAATATATGCCTAGGGAGGGAGAATAATGCTTGGAGGTATTCATGTCCAGACTTACCGAACACCGGTTAGCGTCCGAAATCGTTTATAACGGAAAAATATTGACGGTTCGCCACGACCGTGTCCGCCTGCCGGACGGCCGGGAAGCCACCCGCGATGTCGTCGGGCACCCCGGGGCGGTGGCCGTTGTGCCCATTACCGCGACCGGCGAGATTGTTCTCGTCCGCCAGTACCGCTATCCCGTCGCCAAGGAGCTTCTAGAGGTGCCGGCCGGCAAACTGGACAAAGGAGAACAGCCCGAGGATTGCGCCCGCCGCGAGCTTGAGGAGGAGACAGGCTACCGCGCCGGCCGCTTGGAGCACCTGGCCACTTTTTATACCGCTCCCGGCTTTACCGACGAAATCATGCATCTCTACCTGGCGCGCGACCTTAGCCCGACGGCGCAAAACACCGACGGCGACGAATTCATCGACATCGAATACTACACAGCCTCACAGGTAAAAAAACTCCTCGCCGATAAAGAGATAATCGATGCCAAAACCATAATCGGCCTTCTGATGGCCGGTCTCGGGCGATGAAAAATTTCTTCGCGGATTTCCATGTCCACGTGGGCCTCAGCGAAAGCGGCCGCTGGGTCAAAATCCCCACTTCGGCTCGTCTGACCCTCCGCAACATCCTCGCCGAGGCGGCGGAACGCAAAGGTCTGCAAATCGTCGGCGTCGTTGACGCCCTTTCGCCGCTCGTCCGCGACGATTTCGCCCTGCTTTCCGCAGAAGGCCTGCTCGTCCTCGACAGTCAGGGCGGCTATCGTTACGATGATCGGCTTACCCTCCTGCTCGGGGCGGAAATCGAGACAAGCGAGCCTGACGGCGGCTCGGCCCATACGCTCGTTTTCCTGCCCGACATCGGACTGATGGCCGACTTTTCCGCTACGATGAGCCGGCACATCCGCAACATTCACATGAGTTCACAGAACGCCCACATGCCCCTGGCCGAGCTCGTGCGCATCGCCGCGCCCTTTGGCGCGCTCATCGTCGTCGCCCACGCCTTTACGCCCCACAAGGGCCTGTACGGCAGCTGCACCGCCCGCATGGCCAATATCCTCGGTGAACGGGAGATGGCGGCGATCGGCGCGGTCGAACTCGGCCTGAGCGCAGACAGCTCACTCGCCGACCGCATCGGCGAGCTGGCGTCTTTTACCTTTATAACCAATTCCGACGCCCATTCCCTCGACAAAATCGCCCGCGAATACAACCTGCTCACTCTCGGAGCAGCCACCTTCCAGGAATGCGCCTGGGCTTTCGCCCGTCGTGAGGGCAGGGCGGTGGCGGCCAACTTCGGTCTTGACCCGCGCCTGGGAAAATACCACCGGACATTCTGCGGCCACTGCGATTATTTCGACCCGGCCGGAGCTCCGTTCACCGACGCTTGTCCGCGCTGCGGCAGCAGCAAAATCGTCCGTGGCGTCTTCGACCGCATCGACGACATCGCCGACTGGCCCGAACCCCGTCACCCGGACCATCGGCCTCCTTACCGCCACCAGGTACCCCTAAGCTTTATCCCCGGCGTGGGCGGCAAAGCGCTCGACAAACTGCTGGCCGCCTTCGGGTCGGAAATGAACGTGCTCCACAACGTGGACGCCGCCGCGCTCAGGGAAGTGGTAGGCGCCAAGGCTGCCGCCGCCATTATCGCCGCCCGCGCCGGCGAAGCGGCCATAACCGCCGGTGGCGGCGGCATATACGGCAAGCTGACGAAAAATTAGTGGGACAGAGGGTATAACGCTCCCCTGCCTGGCATACATTTTAGCAGGTGTAGTCGGGAGGAAGGCGCATGGTGGGAAATTTCCGTCAGAATATGAATGAGTATTTCCGCGCCAACATCGTCGCCTACTTTTTCATGATCCTGATTTTCGTTATCGGCGTCGCTGTCGGCGCGTTGGCCGTCAAAGCGCTGCCTGAAGACCAGAAGCTGGAGCTCATCGGCTACCTGAAAGTATTCTTCCAGGGCCTTGTTCAGAGCCCGGGCGTGGTCGACACGCCCGCCCTGTTCAGCACCGTTGCCCTGAGCAGCGTCAAGACCATCGGCCTTATCTGGCTGCTTGGCTTCACGGTTGTCGGCATACCCTTCGTCCTGTTCATCATTTTCACCCGCGGCTTCGTTATCGGCTTTACCGTCGGCTTCCTCATCAACGAATACATCATGAAAGGCCTGGCATTCGCCTTGGCGTCAGTATTGCCGCACAACTTCTTCGCCGTTCCCGCCCTGTTGGCCGCGGGTGTTGCGGCGACCTCCTTCTCCATGATGCTGGTGAGGCGGAAGCAGCGGGCCAAGGTCAATATCCTGTACGAATCGGTGGGTTACACCGTTTTCTGCCTGTTAATGCTCGCGCTGATGCTGGCAGCCGCCGTAATCGAAGTATACATTTCGCCGGTTTTCATGAAGCTTGTCGCCGGGCTGCTGCTGAAACAATAGTCGCTCCGGCGAATAAGAATGCCTCCTCCGCGCCGTCGGCCCGCCCGGCGGTTTTGTTTTTCCGCCGTTATTAATTTACATTGTCGGGAATATCCAAAACCAAATGTGAATAAGTATGATATTAAGTTAAGCCGCGGAAAGAGGTGGGGGAGATGATTGTCGGCATCTCGTGGCGCATCGTCTCCCGGCGCGTTAAGGCTGCGCTAAAGGCGATGGCCCTGGTAGTCATGGTTTTTTATGTGTTGTCGAAGCTATTGGGGTTTTTGTGGCAATTTAACCAGCCGCTACCCAAGATACGGGATGACCATTATTTGGAAAAACCGCTGCGGGTAATATCAGATTATGTTAAGGTAATTTAGTTTACGAAAAAAATAAGAAAATCTATTATTTTCGACAGGAAAAGAAAGGAAAACGGGCATCTGATGTTGAATAATACCACCCACTGTTAGATTGCGCGTCAGGATCGGAAATTTTGCCAAGAGAAAAAGGTGATTGGAATGGAAGGTTACGTAAACGAGTTTATTCAATATCTGGCGGTGGAAAGGGGGCTGGCCCAGAACACCCTGGAGTCTTACGGCCGAGACCTCCGGCAGTTTCAGGCCTACCTGCACAACGGGCAGCTGGACTTTATAAAGGACTCAAACCGTAGCACCATTCTCGCCTATCTGAACAACCTGCAAACAAAGGGCAGGGCTGTTTCGACTATTTCGCGCAATCTCGCCGCCATCAAATCCTTTTACCAGTATCTTGTCAGGGAGCGCTACCTCGAGAAGGATCCCGCCGCCCATCTCGAGTCGCCTAAATTAGAGAAAAAACTCCCCAAAATTCTATCCATTTCCGAGGTGGAAGAACTTCTCAAGCAGCCCAACACCTTCCTGCCCACCGGGCTGAGGGACAAGGCCATGCTGGAGCTTCTCTACGCTACCGGCATCAGGGTTTCCGAGCTCATCTCGCTGAATATCTCCGACATAAACCTGGACATGGGGTATATCAAGTGCTACGGCAAAGGCGCCAAGGAGCGGATCGTGCCGCTCGGCTCCATCGCCGCCAAATGCG is a window of Selenomonadales bacterium 4137-cl DNA encoding:
- a CDS encoding class I SAM-dependent methyltransferase, which codes for MTIANALSMARQLLQDKLSAARTVVDATAGNGRDTLFLAANTPADAVVWAFDLQQEALDATARRLTEHGMTGKCHLIRDCHSRVADYVTGPIDAAMFNLGYRPGGDHGFTTRAETTVAALGSITSLLATGGIVTIVAYPGHGAGEQENTAVADFLAALPQAVFTAAAWRMLNQRNRPPILYIIGKKGSESV
- the argR gene encoding arginine repressor encodes the protein MKAARHARIKEIIDNQVIETQEELAEALRKKGIEVTQATVSRDIKELMLIKVPTGDGQYRYAFPPEQNLVFSQARLERAFQDSVVGMDHSLNIIVIKTVPGLAQAVAFAVDSTKWPEIIGTVGGDDTVFIVVKPPEAAAGVLARFRALL
- the recN gene encoding DNA repair protein RecN; protein product: MLKTLSVTNFALIEQASVEFAGGLNILTGETGAGKSILVDALSTLLGSRAERDAIRSGCDSFRVEAVFDVAANANVRAILDDQGIPLEDGSTLIISRYLSRQGKTAILANGCHVTVGVLRRLGDELVDMHGQHEHQALLRPEAHLALVDSFLPGGREKLAHYRGLYDAWSELGAALARTETDSRERAQRLDMLTWQTQEIAAAALKDGEEEELAREIRLLGNAEKIIGAVSRAYGLLSEGGRGSGGALSDLAECRKELESAARFDPALAARLETISEAIYQLEDIAAELRDYRESVDFDPGRLTRLQERMDAIHTLKRKYGASIAAILEYYRQATAELADIANYEERLAALGAQRAAAEQELAQAAAELDRLRREAAAEIAGKVRDHLVDLGMPQAALAIEVRTAARFTPTGINEVAVLFSANPGEEPKPLAKVASGGELSRIALAFKTVAASADGVGTMIFDEVDAGIGGQTARMVAEKIALVAGDKQVLCVTHLPQVAAMADRHLAVAKMVNGDRTNTVIRILDDDAHLQEVTRMISGDNITRAALDNAAEMITAAKYRKEIWKNKAQA
- the spoIVB gene encoding SpoIVB peptidase, which codes for MSGKNRRSAFGLLLAVLIVAFSFSPPFRDIYQLPPHMRIIEGETASLNVAFPWTMTVNQEQAVRVRSTHGFSRPVALEPVSLGKATLEFKLLGLIPVRTVQVDVLPPIKLVPGGHSIGVVLHSQGVIIVGHSPVAGPDGSRSPAKEAGIAIGDVILSINGTPVQSDSQLAEVIDASGRENRAVSLLVKRGAASFEISLRPVFCQDTRRYRIGLFVRDSAAGVGTLTFYEPQTNTYGALGHVITDSDTNQPIDCNQGKIVLATVSGIQHGRRGHPGEKIGVFIEEDQILGTIEKNTPFGIYGQLSAYPPQEKYGNGIPVASMSQVRLGAAELLTVIDGQKIEQFAIEIQKINLQETPEGKGLVIKVTDPRLLERTGGIVQGMSGSPILQNGKIIGAVTHVFVHDPTRGYGCFVDWMLMESGLIPRREKQTARKLFTLSGRFSFSGPSIISFFPISA
- the spo0A gene encoding sporulation transcription factor Spo0A encodes the protein MIREAIKVAIADDNRDFADIMQECLSQQQDINLVGVAYNGEEVLALIDEKKPDVVILDIIMPHLDGIGVLERISTMSGKRPKVIMLTALGQENITQRVVELGADYYILKPFNMDVLINRVRQLANAITSQRPAATQSIKARPLDVEVTNIIREIGIPAHIKGYQYLRDAIMMIINEIELLGAVTKVLYPMIAEKYSTTPSRVERAIRHAIEVAWSRGNMDMINRLFGYTVKLEKGKPTNSEFMAMIADKLRMEMRA
- a CDS encoding NUDIX hydrolase; translation: MSRLTEHRLASEIVYNGKILTVRHDRVRLPDGREATRDVVGHPGAVAVVPITATGEIVLVRQYRYPVAKELLEVPAGKLDKGEQPEDCARRELEEETGYRAGRLEHLATFYTAPGFTDEIMHLYLARDLSPTAQNTDGDEFIDIEYYTASQVKKLLADKEIIDAKTIIGLLMAGLGR
- a CDS encoding endonuclease Q family protein; translation: MKNFFADFHVHVGLSESGRWVKIPTSARLTLRNILAEAAERKGLQIVGVVDALSPLVRDDFALLSAEGLLVLDSQGGYRYDDRLTLLLGAEIETSEPDGGSAHTLVFLPDIGLMADFSATMSRHIRNIHMSSQNAHMPLAELVRIAAPFGALIVVAHAFTPHKGLYGSCTARMANILGEREMAAIGAVELGLSADSSLADRIGELASFTFITNSDAHSLDKIAREYNLLTLGAATFQECAWAFARREGRAVAANFGLDPRLGKYHRTFCGHCDYFDPAGAPFTDACPRCGSSKIVRGVFDRIDDIADWPEPRHPDHRPPYRHQVPLSFIPGVGGKALDKLLAAFGSEMNVLHNVDAAALREVVGAKAAAAIIAARAGEAAITAGGGGIYGKLTKN
- the spoIIM gene encoding stage II sporulation protein M, with product MVGNFRQNMNEYFRANIVAYFFMILIFVIGVAVGALAVKALPEDQKLELIGYLKVFFQGLVQSPGVVDTPALFSTVALSSVKTIGLIWLLGFTVVGIPFVLFIIFTRGFVIGFTVGFLINEYIMKGLAFALASVLPHNFFAVPALLAAGVAATSFSMMLVRRKQRAKVNILYESVGYTVFCLLMLALMLAAAVIEVYISPVFMKLVAGLLLKQ
- the xerD gene encoding site-specific tyrosine recombinase XerD encodes the protein MEGYVNEFIQYLAVERGLAQNTLESYGRDLRQFQAYLHNGQLDFIKDSNRSTILAYLNNLQTKGRAVSTISRNLAAIKSFYQYLVRERYLEKDPAAHLESPKLEKKLPKILSISEVEELLKQPNTFLPTGLRDKAMLELLYATGIRVSELISLNISDINLDMGYIKCYGKGAKERIVPLGSIAAKCVQEYISKGRPKLVRTYEEAALFVNHHGNRLTRQGFWKIIKKYAQEATINKEITPHTLRHSFATHLLENGADLRSVQEMLGHADISTTQIYTHVTKNRLKEVYDKAHPRA